A part of bacterium genomic DNA contains:
- a CDS encoding transcriptional regulator has product MRRRFSDEALELVAGRFKVLAEPMRLRILDALRSGEKSVSELVEETGASQANVSKHLNLLYRHRMVGRRKEGLNVYYRIADPTIFELCELVCSSLEAELEANRKALARRPARA; this is encoded by the coding sequence ATGCGGCGTCGGTTCAGCGACGAGGCCCTCGAACTCGTGGCCGGCCGCTTCAAGGTCCTCGCCGAGCCCATGCGGCTCCGGATCCTCGACGCGCTCCGGAGCGGCGAGAAGTCCGTGTCCGAGCTCGTCGAGGAGACGGGCGCGAGCCAGGCCAACGTCTCCAAGCACCTCAACCTCCTGTATCGGCACCGAATGGTGGGCCGCCGCAAGGAGGGCCTCAACGTCTACTACCGGATCGCCGACCCGACCATCTTCGAGCTGTGCGAGCTGGTGTGCAGCAGTCTCGAGGCGGAGCTGGAGGCGAACCGCAAGGCCCTGGCGCGCCGGCCGGCGCGCGCATGA